A region of Prochlorococcus marinus subsp. pastoris str. CCMP1986 DNA encodes the following proteins:
- the argF gene encoding ornithine carbamoyltransferase: protein MIKPNRLANKNFLSSLDITTDEVFHILDLSKKFKNKKLNINLHNKVLGLIFDKSSTRTRVSFQVAMSRLGGTTIDLNPTTSQIERGEPIKDTARVLSRYCDVIAIRTFNHADLEEYARWSTKPVINALTDLEHPCQALADFLTIYEEFLDFKDVVLTFIGDGNNVANSLILCGALLGVEVRIACPKGYEPNSMVINKAYEIYKNRNLLKITNDPDTAVLGANVLYTDVWSSMGEENQKAEKDKVFNGFTIDNDLVSKADKEAIILHCLPAYRSKEITDEVFESKKNRIFDQAENRMHVQQALLSCLLY from the coding sequence ATGATTAAACCAAACAGGCTTGCTAATAAAAACTTTTTATCAAGCTTGGATATTACAACAGATGAAGTTTTTCATATTTTAGATCTTTCTAAAAAATTTAAAAATAAAAAATTAAATATTAATCTACATAATAAAGTCTTAGGTTTGATTTTTGATAAATCATCGACTCGTACAAGGGTTAGTTTCCAAGTTGCGATGTCTAGGCTTGGGGGAACCACTATTGACCTCAACCCAACAACATCACAGATAGAGAGGGGAGAACCAATTAAAGATACTGCAAGAGTTCTAAGCAGATATTGTGATGTAATTGCGATTAGAACTTTTAATCATGCAGATTTGGAAGAATATGCAAGGTGGTCTACGAAGCCAGTTATTAATGCTCTTACAGATTTAGAACATCCATGTCAGGCTTTAGCTGATTTTTTAACAATTTATGAGGAATTTCTTGATTTTAAAGATGTGGTTTTGACATTTATAGGTGATGGAAATAATGTCGCAAATTCTCTTATTTTGTGCGGGGCATTATTAGGAGTAGAAGTTAGAATTGCCTGTCCTAAGGGATATGAACCCAACTCTATGGTGATCAATAAAGCGTATGAAATATATAAAAATAGGAATTTATTGAAAATCACTAATGATCCCGATACTGCTGTTCTTGGTGCAAATGTTCTTTATACAGATGTTTGGTCATCAATGGGGGAGGAAAATCAAAAGGCTGAGAAAGATAAAGTCTTTAATGGATTCACTATTGATAATGATTTAGTAAGTAAGGCTGATAAAGAAGCAATTATTCTTCATTGCCTCCCTGCCTATAGATCTAAAGAGATAACTGATGAAGTATTTGAAAGTAAAAAAAATAGAATTTTTGATCAAGCAGAAAATAGAATGC